In the Populus trichocarpa isolate Nisqually-1 chromosome 1, P.trichocarpa_v4.1, whole genome shotgun sequence genome, one interval contains:
- the LOC18093998 gene encoding uncharacterized protein LOC18093998 yields the protein MAQMWLLWWPKTTTKIGAGGVDTTATTKATNSKIVEEIGSTQTCFCGCLTKLLKKLRKRGRVLRTATASRQSSFQCRYDPLSYSLNFDTSGCGSMLDDEDYYQFCAFTSRFVANPSRSSTSSSSSSSSRILVATSH from the coding sequence ATGGCACAGATGTGGCTCCTTTGGTGGCCAAAAACCACCACCAAGATTGGTGCTGGTGGTGTTGATACCACTGCCACCACTAAGGCCACCAACAGTAAGATAGTCGAAGAGATTGGTAGTACCCAAACTTGTTTTTGTGGGTGTCTAACAAAGCTTTTGAAGAAGCTAAGGAAGAGAGGGAGAGTGCTACGCACTGCCACTGCAAGTAGACAATCTTCATTCCAGTGCCGGTATGATCCATTGAGTTATTCTCTCAACTTCGATACAAGTGGGTGTGGAAGCATGTTAGATGACGAAGATTACTACCAGTTTTGTGCTTTCACTTCAAGGTTTGTGGCCAACCCATCAAGAAGCAgtacatcttcttcttcttcttcttcttcaagaatACTAGTGGCCACTTCTCACTAG